The proteins below come from a single Microthrixaceae bacterium genomic window:
- a CDS encoding glycosyltransferase family 39 protein: MMLRDRSLDRPRLAVALGAIAVRVGAVVALSRPPEGLHDSLLYLRFAQGISNGQGYVSWYGHKTSYYPPGYPWFLGVLHHVVTAVGLEAHFVMIVGFVQAVLGGIAAWAIVGVAARVVGHDAQRPARSRCARVAGLGAGLVIALWPNLVLHSAVLLSEGLFVAAFSVSLLGFARLLGDHRADGRSTMTRGWWGDAAIAGVALGVATLTRPQVLTVVVAVGLAAFATRRTARGRIALIVAPCLIAAVVVLPWSVRNVIVFDRFVAVSTNGGDNLCIGFNPSATGHFGVPEHCDTGEFYIDGPEAEARRNAETARRARAWAIDHAGELPLLSLKKLRYTYDRDDDALKAIESFGDDEFLSSGARTALTWISNGTYVVLMVGVVVGAVGLAGAIRRNDPERSLAVLILVGGAASAVLPIAFFGEARFKVPTTPFFAVMVGYAIARADLHRRGRSDTVDDLPTEPAVQGSEP; encoded by the coding sequence GTGATGTTGCGTGATCGGAGCCTCGACCGTCCCCGGCTCGCGGTCGCCCTCGGCGCGATCGCGGTGCGAGTCGGCGCGGTCGTGGCGCTGTCGCGTCCCCCTGAGGGCCTTCACGATTCGCTGCTGTACCTGCGGTTCGCTCAAGGTATTTCCAACGGCCAGGGTTACGTCAGTTGGTACGGCCACAAGACCTCGTACTACCCGCCCGGGTACCCGTGGTTTCTCGGCGTCCTGCATCATGTCGTGACCGCGGTGGGCCTCGAGGCCCACTTTGTGATGATCGTGGGCTTTGTCCAGGCGGTGCTCGGCGGCATCGCCGCGTGGGCGATCGTCGGGGTCGCAGCTCGCGTCGTCGGCCACGATGCGCAACGGCCCGCTCGGAGCCGATGCGCCCGCGTGGCGGGGTTGGGTGCCGGCCTGGTGATCGCGCTGTGGCCGAACCTGGTGTTGCACAGCGCCGTGCTGCTGTCCGAGGGGCTCTTCGTGGCCGCTTTTTCGGTGTCGCTGCTCGGCTTCGCCCGTCTTCTCGGCGACCACCGGGCAGATGGGCGTTCGACGATGACCCGCGGTTGGTGGGGCGACGCCGCGATTGCCGGGGTCGCACTCGGGGTGGCCACGCTGACCCGACCGCAGGTGCTCACCGTGGTCGTCGCCGTGGGCCTCGCAGCGTTCGCCACCCGGCGAACGGCGCGGGGACGGATCGCTCTCATCGTCGCTCCCTGCCTGATCGCCGCGGTCGTCGTGCTGCCGTGGAGCGTTCGCAACGTCATCGTGTTCGACCGCTTCGTCGCCGTGTCGACCAATGGCGGTGACAACCTCTGCATCGGGTTCAACCCGAGTGCGACCGGGCATTTCGGCGTACCCGAGCACTGCGACACCGGCGAGTTTTACATCGACGGCCCGGAGGCCGAGGCGCGGCGTAACGCCGAGACCGCCCGGCGCGCCCGAGCCTGGGCGATCGACCATGCCGGGGAGTTGCCGCTGCTGAGCCTCAAGAAGCTGCGCTACACCTACGACCGGGACGACGACGCGCTCAAGGCCATCGAATCCTTTGGCGACGACGAGTTTCTGTCGTCCGGGGCGCGCACCGCACTCACGTGGATCAGCAACGGCACCTACGTGGTTCTGATGGTCGGGGTGGTCGTTGGCGCCGTCGGGTTGGCTGGGGCGATCCGGCGCAACGACCCTGAGCGGTCGCTGGCAGTGTTGATCCTCGTGGGGGGTGCTGCGTCGGCGGTGTTGCCGATCGCCTTCTTCGGCGAGGCCCGTTTCAAGGTGCCCACGACTCCGTTTTTCGCGGTGATGGTCGGCTACGCAATCGCCCGCGCGGACCTTCACCGTCGTGGCCGGTCCGATACGGTCGACGACCTGCCAACCGAGCCAGCCGTGCAAGGAAGCGAACCATGA